One genomic region from Granulicatella adiacens ATCC 49175 encodes:
- the pepT gene encoding peptidase T produces MHKELTERFIRYAKKETRSDETSQTVPTTPSQTAFLKDLEQELNELGFQEVYLNPKNSFLTATIPSNVDHEVPTIGFIAHVDTADFEARNIQPQIHENYNGEAIVLDEEGKFVLDPKDFPNLKNYVGQTLITTNGKTLLGADDKSGVTEIVTAGAYLLQHPEIKHGKIRVAFGPDEEIGRGADLFDVEQFACDFAYTMDGGPVGELEYESFNACRATVRIQGKNVHPGTAKDTMVSALELARKFQNALPEFEVPEHTTGREGFYHLVAAEGVVEEAKLVYILRDHSRELFNAKKDMMLRIASRMNKELDTDRITVDLHDEYYNMAEIIEKDFRCVDVAKQALENLDIVPIIKPIRGGTDGSKISFMGLPTPNIFAGGENMHGRYEYVAVESMEKATQVIIEIARLAAL; encoded by the coding sequence ATGCATAAAGAATTAACAGAACGTTTTATCCGTTACGCAAAGAAAGAAACAAGATCTGACGAAACAAGTCAAACAGTCCCAACAACGCCATCTCAAACAGCGTTTTTAAAGGACTTAGAACAAGAATTAAATGAATTAGGATTCCAAGAAGTGTATTTAAATCCTAAAAACAGTTTCCTAACAGCAACAATTCCATCTAACGTAGACCACGAAGTGCCAACTATTGGATTTATTGCTCACGTAGATACAGCTGATTTTGAAGCTAGAAATATTCAACCTCAAATCCACGAAAACTATAACGGTGAAGCAATTGTCCTAGACGAAGAAGGAAAATTCGTATTAGACCCTAAAGACTTCCCGAACTTAAAGAACTATGTTGGTCAAACATTAATTACAACAAATGGTAAAACTTTACTAGGTGCTGACGATAAGTCTGGTGTGACAGAAATTGTTACAGCTGGGGCTTATTTATTACAACATCCAGAAATTAAACACGGAAAAATTCGTGTAGCGTTTGGTCCAGATGAAGAAATCGGACGTGGAGCTGATTTATTCGATGTAGAACAATTCGCGTGCGATTTTGCTTATACAATGGATGGTGGACCAGTTGGCGAATTAGAATATGAAAGCTTCAACGCTTGCCGTGCTACAGTTCGTATTCAAGGAAAGAACGTTCACCCTGGTACAGCTAAAGATACTATGGTGAGCGCATTAGAATTAGCTCGTAAATTCCAAAATGCTCTTCCAGAGTTCGAAGTTCCTGAACATACTACAGGGCGTGAAGGATTTTACCACTTAGTAGCAGCGGAAGGTGTTGTTGAGGAAGCTAAATTAGTCTACATTTTACGTGACCACAGCCGCGAATTATTCAATGCGAAAAAAGATATGATGTTACGTATCGCTTCTCGTATGAACAAAGAATTAGATACAGACCGCATTACTGTTGATTTACATGATGAGTACTACAACATGGCAGAAATCATCGAAAAAGATTTCCGTTGTGTGGATGTGGCCAAACAAGCGTTAGAAAACTTAGACATCGTTCCAATCATTAAACCAATCCGTGGTGGTACAGATGGTTCTAAGATTTCATTCATGGGATTACCAACGCCAAATATTTTTGCAGGTGGCGAAAACATGCATGGCCGCTATGAATATGTTGCTGTTGAATCAATGGAAAAAGCAACACAAGTGATTATCGAAATCGCTCGATTAGCAGCGTTATAA
- a CDS encoding Cof-type HAD-IIB family hydrolase — protein sequence MIKLVAIDMDGTLLNSKKEILEETKKYFKDFHKKGTDTLLVLCTGRPESGIHPYLKDLGYLEENHYIISQNGANIYESQTGKRVMDAFLDSTAIQKWIELGKKHGVSVMGAGVDYYYSFDEDPTEWMEFDVKLVSGKLKRIPTEESLNTDFYKILLMGDEEQLNEFETFIPEEWRDEFYVVRSQKYLVEVLAKGVNKAFGLEKLAQNLNIEPSEIAAIGDAANDIEMLEYAGLSIAMGNASEEVKAIADIVTDTNENNGVIKAIDKLI from the coding sequence ATGATTAAGCTAGTAGCTATCGACATGGATGGCACATTATTAAACAGTAAAAAAGAAATATTAGAAGAAACAAAAAAATATTTCAAAGATTTCCATAAAAAAGGAACGGATACTTTATTAGTTCTTTGTACTGGTCGCCCTGAGAGTGGAATTCATCCTTATTTAAAAGACTTAGGCTATTTAGAAGAAAACCATTATATTATTAGCCAAAATGGTGCGAACATTTATGAGAGTCAAACCGGTAAACGCGTGATGGATGCGTTTCTAGATTCTACTGCGATTCAAAAATGGATTGAACTAGGCAAGAAACACGGAGTTAGCGTTATGGGGGCTGGTGTTGATTACTATTATTCATTCGATGAGGATCCAACAGAATGGATGGAGTTTGATGTAAAACTTGTGAGTGGCAAGCTGAAAAGAATTCCAACCGAAGAGTCTTTAAACACTGATTTCTATAAAATTCTACTAATGGGAGATGAAGAACAACTTAATGAGTTTGAAACATTTATTCCAGAAGAGTGGAGAGACGAATTTTATGTTGTTCGTAGTCAAAAGTATTTAGTAGAAGTTCTAGCAAAAGGTGTGAACAAAGCTTTTGGTTTAGAAAAATTAGCTCAAAACCTAAATATCGAGCCGAGTGAAATCGCAGCTATTGGAGATGCAGCTAATGATATCGAAATGTTAGAATATGCAGGACTTTCGATTGCAATGGGAAATGCCAGCGAAGAAGTAAAAGCTATTGCAGATATCGTAACAGATACCAATGAAAACAATGGCGTTATTAAGGCGATTGACAAGTTAATTTAG
- the hisS gene encoding histidine--tRNA ligase, which yields MIQKPKGTADLLPEELKIWHYIEETARIILGDYQFEEMRTPMFESYDLFSRGVGDTSDIVSKEMYDFYDKGDRHITLRPEGTAAIVRAYVENKLFGPEHKKPYKVYYMAPMFRYERPQSGRLRQFHQLGVEVFESTNPATDVETIAMAWDLLKELGLSNMRLVINSLGKTADRIKYREALISYLEPFADELSEDSKNRLHKNPLRVLDSKDKRDIEIVKNAPRILEFLSDEARTHFEKVQQYLNALEIPFEIDETMVRGLDYYQDTIFEIMTDSKSFGAKTTICGGGRYDGLVQELDGPETPGFGFGLGIERLVLLMKDEQVEVPELQELDVYIVGLGEATEEEVLKLSISLRQQGYSVDRDFFGRKAKPQFKNAQKYGAKVVITLGEEELETKQVPVKVMKTGKEVKINLQELYEDFDSIYRQITMDTTAIDEYFGK from the coding sequence ATGATTCAAAAACCAAAAGGGACAGCCGATTTATTACCTGAGGAACTCAAAATTTGGCATTATATCGAAGAAACAGCACGCATCATTTTAGGCGATTATCAATTTGAAGAAATGCGTACACCAATGTTTGAAAGCTACGATTTATTTAGTCGTGGTGTTGGGGATACAAGCGATATCGTTTCAAAAGAGATGTATGATTTCTACGATAAAGGAGATCGTCACATTACACTTCGTCCAGAAGGAACTGCAGCGATTGTTCGTGCGTATGTAGAAAATAAATTATTTGGACCAGAACATAAAAAACCGTATAAAGTGTATTATATGGCTCCGATGTTCCGTTACGAACGTCCACAATCAGGACGTCTTCGTCAATTCCACCAATTAGGAGTTGAGGTGTTTGAATCTACAAATCCCGCCACTGACGTTGAAACCATTGCAATGGCATGGGATTTATTAAAAGAATTAGGATTGTCCAATATGCGCTTAGTGATTAATTCTCTTGGAAAAACTGCTGATCGTATTAAATACCGTGAAGCCTTAATTAGTTACTTAGAACCATTTGCGGATGAACTCAGTGAAGATTCTAAAAATCGACTTCACAAAAATCCATTACGTGTCTTAGATAGTAAAGACAAACGTGATATTGAAATCGTTAAAAATGCACCACGCATCTTAGAATTCTTATCAGATGAAGCACGCACTCACTTTGAAAAAGTACAACAATACTTAAACGCATTAGAGATTCCATTTGAAATCGATGAAACAATGGTACGTGGGCTTGACTACTATCAAGATACAATTTTTGAAATCATGACAGATTCTAAATCATTCGGTGCTAAAACGACGATTTGTGGTGGTGGACGTTATGATGGTCTTGTCCAAGAACTTGACGGACCTGAAACACCAGGATTTGGATTTGGTCTTGGAATCGAACGTCTTGTATTATTAATGAAAGACGAGCAAGTAGAAGTTCCTGAATTACAAGAACTAGATGTATATATTGTTGGTCTTGGTGAAGCAACAGAAGAGGAAGTATTGAAACTTTCAATTTCACTCCGTCAACAAGGGTACTCAGTGGACCGTGATTTCTTTGGACGTAAAGCAAAACCACAGTTCAAGAACGCTCAAAAATATGGCGCTAAAGTGGTTATCACGCTTGGTGAAGAAGAATTAGAAACAAAACAAGTACCGGTCAAAGTAATGAAGACTGGTAAAGAAGTAAAAATTAATTTACAAGAACTCTACGAAGATTTTGATAGCATTTATCGTCAAATCACAATGGATACAACAGCCATTGACGAGTACTTTGGTAAATAG
- a CDS encoding tRNA (adenine(22)-N(1))-methyltransferase — translation MIELGERLTKVASFVPKDSKVCDVGSDHAYLPVYLIQNNQITSAIAGEVVEGPFLSAKQTVRDYRMEESIEVRFGDGLQILSKEDEITAVTICGMGGELISRILEAGFSGGHLNGKERLILQPNVAEHFVREWLMNHSYRITHETVVEDNHRLYEIIVAEPVEERVEYTELEIKYGPILLKGPSELSVAKWTRMNRKNKEILEQLQKSKTPQHEKIEQFEKAFNELKGVIDRANS, via the coding sequence ATGATTGAATTAGGAGAACGATTAACTAAAGTTGCTAGTTTTGTTCCAAAGGATTCAAAGGTATGCGATGTTGGTAGTGACCATGCGTATTTACCAGTGTATTTAATCCAAAATAACCAGATTACTTCAGCCATTGCAGGAGAAGTGGTCGAAGGACCGTTCTTATCAGCAAAGCAAACAGTTCGTGATTACCGGATGGAAGAGAGCATTGAAGTACGCTTTGGGGACGGATTGCAAATTCTTTCAAAAGAAGATGAGATTACTGCTGTTACGATTTGTGGGATGGGCGGCGAACTCATTTCTCGGATCCTAGAAGCTGGATTCAGTGGCGGTCATTTAAACGGTAAAGAACGTCTCATTCTTCAACCAAACGTTGCAGAACATTTTGTACGTGAATGGTTAATGAATCATTCGTACCGTATTACTCATGAGACGGTTGTTGAAGATAATCATCGGTTATATGAAATTATCGTTGCGGAACCAGTCGAAGAACGAGTAGAGTATACAGAATTAGAAATCAAATACGGTCCGATTTTACTAAAAGGACCATCAGAATTATCGGTTGCAAAATGGACACGTATGAACCGTAAAAATAAAGAAATTTTGGAGCAATTACAAAAGAGTAAGACGCCTCAACATGAAAAAATTGAGCAGTTTGAAAAAGCGTTTAATGAATTGAAAGGAGTGATTGATCGTGCCAACAGTTAG
- a CDS encoding IS3 family transposase produces MTQLCKVLKVSRAGYYKWLNRVPSESEKRLCRLMELIHEVYESVQGIYGYRRITIYLNYYRNAKVNHKCIQRLMKLMGLKAIIRKKRYRYKSNSEEYTAANILNREFKKEYEPMALLLTDITELKYGKGEKAYLSAVLDYGTKKIVAYQISKQNNNQIVKDTFDQIKRKIIPTKTMIHSDRGFQYTSHFFKHFIEKGQITHSMSRPGRCIDNGPIESFWGTLKEEVYRLYHFKNYESLFKKVEEYIHFYNEKRITLSMGLKIPA; encoded by the coding sequence ATTACTCAATTATGTAAAGTGTTAAAAGTCAGTAGAGCTGGCTATTATAAATGGTTAAATCGTGTCCCTTCGGAATCTGAAAAACGACTATGTCGTTTAATGGAATTAATACACGAAGTATATGAATCTGTTCAAGGTATATATGGATATCGTCGTATCACAATCTATTTAAACTATTATAGAAATGCAAAAGTGAATCATAAATGTATTCAGCGTCTTATGAAACTAATGGGATTAAAGGCAATTATACGAAAAAAACGTTATCGTTATAAATCCAACTCTGAAGAATACACCGCAGCTAATATTTTAAATAGAGAATTTAAGAAAGAATACGAGCCAATGGCTCTACTATTAACGGATATTACTGAATTAAAGTATGGAAAGGGAGAAAAAGCTTATTTAAGTGCAGTTTTAGACTATGGCACAAAGAAAATAGTTGCATATCAAATATCTAAACAAAATAATAATCAAATCGTTAAAGACACTTTTGATCAAATAAAGAGAAAGATAATCCCAACAAAAACAATGATTCATAGTGATCGAGGATTTCAATACACTTCTCATTTCTTTAAGCACTTTATAGAAAAAGGTCAGATAACACACAGCATGTCCCGTCCTGGCAGATGTATCGATAACGGCCCAATTGAATCGTTCTGGGGAACATTAAAGGAAGAAGTATATCGTTTATATCATTTCAAAAACTATGAATCTCTTTTCAAGAAAGTTGAAGAGTATATCCACTTCTATAATGAGAAAAGAATTACTTTATCAATGGGTTTAAAAATCCCTGCATAA
- a CDS encoding helix-turn-helix domain-containing protein has protein sequence MAKKHTAKELERFIELYLDGVPFRELRSEYGLRISPGTFNMHFLNYKAYGASALEDRDGFNTYTNEFKEKVVKEFLESKTYLTAITRKYKIPSITTVRNWIIKYTNGEATKAYYPKPEVYTMKYRKTSHEERILIVKDCIRNQLNYKQTAQKYNISYNLVYQWVKKYQKYGPDGLIDSRGKRKPDNIQTETERIRAEMAILKARNEYLETENAALKKLQEVESELMFARRDLKRNIKRLKN, from the coding sequence TTGGCTAAGAAACATACTGCAAAAGAATTAGAACGATTCATAGAATTGTATTTAGATGGTGTGCCTTTTCGTGAGTTGCGTAGTGAATATGGTTTAAGGATTTCACCTGGAACATTTAATATGCATTTTTTGAACTATAAAGCATATGGAGCTTCTGCATTAGAAGATCGAGATGGGTTTAACACTTATACAAATGAATTTAAAGAAAAGGTGGTTAAAGAGTTTTTAGAATCGAAAACCTATTTAACGGCAATCACAAGAAAATATAAAATTCCTTCTATTACAACTGTACGAAATTGGATTATTAAGTATACTAATGGTGAGGCCACGAAGGCCTACTATCCTAAGCCAGAGGTATACACTATGAAATATAGAAAAACATCGCACGAAGAAAGAATCCTTATCGTCAAAGACTGTATTCGAAATCAATTAAACTATAAACAAACCGCACAGAAATATAACATCTCTTACAACTTGGTGTATCAATGGGTAAAAAAATATCAAAAATATGGCCCTGATGGATTAATAGACAGTCGAGGAAAACGAAAACCAGATAATATACAGACAGAAACTGAGCGTATTCGTGCAGAAATGGCTATATTAAAGGCACGAAACGAATATTTAGAAACAGAAAATGCCGCACTAAAAAAATTACAAGAAGTGGAAAGCGAGCTGATGTTTGCCAGACGAGATTTGAAGCGGAATATCAAACGATTAAAAAATTAA
- the aspS gene encoding aspartate--tRNA ligase, whose protein sequence is MKRRTEYCGLISEKLVGQTVTLDGWVAKRRDHGGVIFIDLRDREGIMQVVFNPARNQEAFEIAEKLRSEYVIQVTGEVAYRGEGLENPNLKTGKFELLVDEVEVFSKAKTSPIYIDDEQKPSEELRLKYRYLDIRRRPVLENLRLRHKTTKSIREYLDGEGYIDVETPILAKSTPEGARDYLVPSRVHEGSFYALPQSPQTFKQLLMGAGLDRYYQIVRCFRDEDLRGDRQPEFTQVDIETSFLSAEEIQEMMEGLLKKVMKDTLDVEVQTPFPRISFAEAMARYGNDKPDTRFDLELIDVSDIMKESDLKVFSSCIENGGEVKVLNLKGLADEYSRKDADSLADFVAKFGAKGLAWIKVEEDGLKGPIAKFIVNQESAFRERINAEVGDIVFFCADKPSVVAQSLSELRLHFGKKHNLIDTNKFNFLWVVDWPLLEHDAEEDRYVAMHHPFTRPVSEDFQALIDDPAGAKAQAYDIVLNGYELGGGSLRIYRRNMQEAMFKVLGFTKESAESQFGFLLDALDYGFPPHGGIALGLDRLVMLLAGEDNIREVIAFPKNSSAVDPMTQAPSEVSAKQLDELSLKIK, encoded by the coding sequence ATGAAAAGAAGAACAGAATATTGTGGATTAATTAGTGAAAAATTAGTTGGACAAACAGTGACATTAGATGGTTGGGTGGCAAAACGTCGTGACCACGGTGGAGTTATCTTTATTGACTTACGTGACCGTGAAGGGATTATGCAAGTAGTCTTTAACCCAGCACGTAACCAAGAAGCGTTTGAAATCGCAGAAAAATTACGTTCTGAATATGTGATTCAAGTAACTGGTGAAGTGGCTTATCGTGGAGAAGGCCTAGAAAACCCAAATCTAAAAACGGGTAAATTTGAATTATTAGTCGATGAAGTTGAAGTATTCTCTAAAGCAAAAACTTCTCCAATCTATATCGATGACGAACAAAAACCATCAGAAGAATTGCGTTTGAAATATCGTTACTTAGATATTCGTCGTCGTCCTGTATTAGAAAACTTACGCTTACGTCATAAAACGACTAAATCTATTCGTGAGTATTTAGATGGCGAAGGTTATATCGATGTTGAAACTCCAATTTTAGCAAAATCAACACCAGAAGGAGCGCGTGACTATTTAGTACCTTCACGTGTTCACGAAGGAAGCTTCTATGCATTACCTCAATCACCGCAAACATTTAAACAATTGTTAATGGGTGCTGGATTAGACCGTTACTACCAAATCGTTCGTTGCTTCCGTGACGAAGACTTGCGTGGAGACCGTCAACCAGAATTTACACAAGTCGATATCGAAACAAGCTTCTTATCAGCTGAAGAAATCCAAGAGATGATGGAAGGCTTATTGAAGAAAGTGATGAAAGATACATTGGATGTGGAGGTTCAAACTCCATTCCCTCGTATTTCGTTTGCAGAAGCAATGGCTCGTTACGGAAACGATAAACCTGATACTCGTTTTGACTTAGAATTAATCGATGTGAGCGATATCATGAAAGAATCTGACCTTAAAGTGTTCAGTTCATGTATTGAAAATGGCGGAGAAGTTAAAGTACTTAACTTAAAAGGTCTTGCGGATGAGTACTCTCGTAAAGATGCCGATAGCTTAGCGGACTTTGTAGCTAAATTCGGCGCTAAAGGTTTGGCTTGGATTAAAGTCGAAGAAGACGGCTTAAAAGGGCCAATCGCGAAATTCATCGTGAACCAAGAATCTGCTTTCCGTGAACGTATCAACGCTGAAGTAGGAGATATCGTGTTCTTCTGTGCAGACAAACCATCAGTGGTTGCACAATCATTATCTGAATTACGTTTACACTTTGGTAAGAAACATAACTTAATCGATACAAACAAATTCAACTTCTTATGGGTTGTTGATTGGCCATTATTAGAACATGACGCTGAAGAAGACCGTTATGTTGCAATGCACCACCCATTCACTCGTCCGGTGAGCGAAGACTTCCAAGCATTAATCGATGATCCAGCTGGAGCGAAAGCACAAGCCTATGATATCGTATTAAACGGATATGAATTAGGTGGAGGTTCATTACGTATTTACCGTCGCAATATGCAAGAAGCGATGTTTAAAGTTCTTGGATTCACAAAAGAATCTGCTGAAAGTCAATTTGGATTCTTATTAGACGCATTAGATTACGGATTCCCACCACACGGAGGAATTGCTCTTGGTTTAGACCGTTTAGTAATGTTACTTGCTGGTGAAGATAACATCCGTGAAGTAATCGCGTTTCCTAAGAACAGTTCAGCAGTAGATCCAATGACACAAGCTCCAAGTGAAGTGTCAGCAAAACAACTAGATGAGCTTTCATTAAAAATTAAATAA
- a CDS encoding DeoR/GlpR family DNA-binding transcription regulator — protein MKSSKGVVFKRQQRILQLLQENQEMSVEDLSKELEVSEITIRRDLQQFEDQGVVERFYGGARFLAGKIKQENVEQIQYNSMKKNIARRAAGLVRDHNMVFINSGSTAFLLLNFLADANVTILTNNGRSIFKKPSTKASIVISGGEIFEQKKSLVGDFAINSFSKARADICFLGVGGISKNGISTYALPETAVNRVILERTTGHRIIVTEGFKVGRDSNFHTADCNMITHLITDHTADPETVAYLKSIGVKVIFIS, from the coding sequence TTGAAGAGTAGTAAAGGGGTTGTGTTTAAAAGACAACAACGTATCCTTCAGCTTTTACAAGAAAACCAAGAGATGTCTGTTGAAGACTTATCGAAAGAGTTAGAAGTTTCTGAAATCACCATTCGAAGAGATTTACAACAATTTGAAGATCAAGGAGTTGTCGAGCGCTTCTACGGAGGCGCACGTTTCCTTGCTGGAAAAATTAAACAGGAAAACGTGGAACAAATTCAATATAATTCCATGAAGAAAAACATTGCAAGAAGAGCCGCGGGATTAGTACGAGATCATAATATGGTCTTTATTAACTCAGGCTCTACTGCCTTTTTGTTATTAAATTTTCTAGCGGATGCCAATGTTACGATTTTAACGAATAATGGTCGTTCCATCTTCAAAAAGCCATCTACGAAAGCATCTATTGTGATTAGTGGTGGTGAAATTTTCGAACAAAAGAAATCTCTTGTAGGGGATTTTGCAATCAACTCATTCTCTAAAGCCCGTGCAGATATTTGTTTTTTAGGGGTTGGAGGGATTAGTAAAAACGGAATTTCAACCTATGCACTTCCAGAGACTGCCGTAAACCGTGTGATTTTAGAACGGACAACAGGGCACCGCATCATCGTTACGGAAGGATTTAAAGTGGGTCGTGATTCAAACTTCCATACGGCTGATTGTAATATGATTACTCATTTAATTACAGATCATACCGCTGACCCTGAAACAGTAGCTTATCTAAAGAGCATTGGTGTAAAAGTCATATTTATTTCGTAA
- a CDS encoding Nif3-like dinuclear metal center hexameric protein yields the protein MPTVRDVVSRFEKRVPKSLSVPKDPIGLHFGDWNQEVKVIMTTLDIRPSVIEEAIAKNVDLIIAHHPPIFRPVALFDLTVPQNKMFQQILKHDIAVYAAHTNLDVVKGGVNDWLADELLLTDVTVMSPTTTIPSVKVITYVPKNNAEKVLEAMFEAGAGAIGDNYKDCAFQTSGVGQFTPVKGANPAIGSLNKPEFVEEVKLEVVCSEEVLSDVLKSLRASHPYEEPAIDVFSLKNAGKTLGFGRVGNLPKAMTGDEFIAFVTERFKLKGLRYVPSRVNPDGLISRVAVMGGSGGNYYLDALKNGADAFVTGDIFYHTAHDIQETSLFLVDAGHHIEVVCRKQLAKWAREWKEENNWDVTVIESETFTDPFEFYKAGEENA from the coding sequence GTGCCAACAGTTAGAGATGTGGTAAGTCGTTTTGAAAAACGCGTGCCAAAGAGTTTATCCGTTCCAAAAGACCCCATTGGACTTCATTTTGGAGATTGGAATCAAGAAGTTAAAGTGATTATGACTACGCTGGATATTCGTCCAAGTGTTATTGAAGAAGCGATTGCTAAAAACGTTGATTTAATTATCGCACATCATCCACCAATCTTTAGACCAGTTGCGTTATTTGATTTAACGGTTCCGCAAAATAAAATGTTCCAACAAATTTTGAAACATGATATTGCGGTTTATGCGGCACATACTAACCTTGATGTAGTCAAAGGTGGAGTGAATGATTGGTTGGCAGATGAATTGCTATTAACGGATGTGACGGTGATGTCTCCAACGACTACCATTCCATCTGTCAAAGTCATTACTTATGTTCCTAAAAATAATGCAGAGAAAGTTTTAGAAGCCATGTTTGAAGCAGGTGCTGGAGCAATTGGGGACAACTATAAAGACTGCGCGTTTCAAACTTCAGGAGTTGGACAATTTACACCCGTTAAAGGCGCAAATCCTGCAATTGGTTCGTTAAATAAACCAGAATTTGTAGAAGAAGTGAAACTAGAGGTTGTTTGTTCTGAAGAAGTATTAAGTGATGTTTTAAAAAGCTTAAGAGCTTCACATCCTTATGAAGAACCAGCAATCGACGTCTTCTCATTGAAGAATGCAGGCAAGACGCTAGGATTTGGTCGTGTTGGAAATCTTCCAAAAGCAATGACAGGGGATGAATTTATCGCTTTTGTTACTGAGCGTTTCAAACTCAAGGGGCTCCGCTACGTTCCTTCTCGTGTAAATCCAGATGGACTCATCTCTAGAGTCGCTGTGATGGGCGGTTCTGGCGGAAACTATTACTTGGATGCACTAAAAAACGGCGCAGATGCCTTTGTAACAGGTGATATTTTTTACCATACAGCGCATGATATTCAAGAGACTTCATTATTCCTAGTGGATGCTGGGCATCATATCGAAGTTGTATGTCGAAAACAATTAGCCAAATGGGCTCGTGAATGGAAAGAAGAAAATAATTGGGATGTAACAGTGATTGAAAGTGAAACTTTTACAGATCCATTTGAATTTTATAAAGCAGGTGAAGAAAATGCATAA